Proteins co-encoded in one Arachis hypogaea cultivar Tifrunner chromosome 13, arahy.Tifrunner.gnm2.J5K5, whole genome shotgun sequence genomic window:
- the LOC112733290 gene encoding probable glucan 1,3-beta-glucosidase A encodes MNNRFFFLSLVVALCHYVAVAEESGNSSSSLTLRAVNLGNWLLIEGWMKPSLFDGIPNKDLLDGTQVQFMSTKLQTYLSAEHGGGSIVVANRTTARGWETFRLWRVNETFFNFRVANKQFMGLESEGEGGNNVVANSDSASSSMETFQIVRNDGDPNRVRIRAPNGLFLQATSETKVSADYEGSSWEDSDPSVFKMIILTESTIRGEYQITNGYGPEKAPQIMRDHWNTYITEDDFKFMSENGVNAVRVPVGWWIAQDPTPPKPFVGGSSKILDKAFTWAQKYGMKVIVDLHACPGSQNGNPHSATRDGYQEWGDSYIPHTLATIDFLAQRYGDRPNLAAIELMNEPRRMDLGTLKKYYQAGYDVVRKHTSTAYVIMSNPLDRDSKSLLSFAGGFNRVVIDVHYYNLFDPKFNSMNVKQNIDYIRNQRASDLSSLTASNGPLIFVGEWSGDWSVHDASKEDHRQFLKAQVDVYSRATFGWAYWSYKCDSNNWSLKWMIDNNYVSF; translated from the exons ATGAACAACCGATTCTTCTTCTTGAGCCTTGTGGTTGCCCTCTGTCACTATGTTGCTGTTGCTGAAGAATCTGGAAACAGTAGTTCCTCTTTGACGCTTAGAGCTGTGAACCTTGGAAATTGGCTCCTTATTGAAGGATGGATGAAACCTTCTCTCTTTGATGGGATTCCCAATAAAGATCTTTTA GATGGAACTCAAGTGCAGTTCATGTCAACCAAGCTGCAGACGTATCTCAGTGCAGAACATGGAGGAGGAAGCATTGTAGTTGCCAACCGCACCACCGCCAGGGGGTGGGAGACTTTCAGG TTGTGGAGAGTGAATGAAACATTCTTCAACTTTAGAGTGGCCAACAAGCAATTTATGGGATTGGAGAGTGAAGGTGAAGGAGGAAACAATGTAGTGGCAAATTCGGATTCAGCAAGCAGCAGCATGGAAACATTTCAGATTGTGAGGAATGATGGTGACCCAAACAGGGTTCGCATTAGAGCACCAAATGGCCTCTTTTTACAG GCTACATCGGAGACTAAGGTAAGTGCAGATTATGAAGGGTCAAGTTGGGAGGATAGTGATCCGTCTGTGTTCAAAATGATAATTTTGACAGAGAGCACGATAAGAGGGGAATACCAAATTACAAATGGCTATGGTCCTGAGAAAGCTCCTCAAATCATGAGG GATCACTGGAATACGTATATCACAGAAGATGATTTCAAGTTCATGTCAGAGAATGGGGTAAATGCTGTGAGAGTTCCCGTAGGGTGGTGGATAGCTCAAGATCCAACACCACCAAAGCCATTTGTAGGGGGGTCATCGAAGATATTAGACAAGGCCTTCACATGGGCACA AAAGTATGGGATGAAGGTAATCGTGGATCTGCATGCATGTCCAGGTTCACAAAATGGTAACCCCCATAGTGCCACCAGAGATGGATACCAGGAATGGGGAGATTCATACATACCTCACACTCTGGCTACCATAGACTTCCTAGCTCAAAG GTATGGAGATAGACCAAATCTAGCAGCAATAGAGTTGATGAATGAGCCTCGAAGGATGGATCTCGGAACCTTAAAGAAGTATTACCAAGCAGGCTATGATGTCGTACGGAAACACACTTCCACTGCTTATGTCATCATGTCTAACCCTCTTGATAGAGATTCAAAATCTCTTCTTTCCTTTGCCGGAGGTTTCAATAGAGTAGTCATTGATGTGCACTATTACAACCTGTTTGATCCCAAATTCAACAGCATGAATGTCAAACAGAATATAGATTATATTAGAAATCAAAGAGCCTCTGATCTTAGCTCTCTCACTGCATCCAATGGACCCCTCATCTTTGTTG GGGAGTGGAGTGGGGATTGGAGTGTGCATGATGCCTCAAAGGAAGATCACCGACAGTTTCTAAAGGCCCAAGTGGATGTATATTCTCGTGCCACATTTGGATGGGCTTATTGGTCCTACAAATGTGACTCTAACAATTGGAGCCTCAAGTGGATGATTGACAACAACTATGTCAGCTTCTAG